One Oceanispirochaeta sp. M1 genomic window carries:
- a CDS encoding lipid asymmetry maintenance protein MlaB → MPPKKQEVLELSGNLDIRQAEDLHETLKKLSSGKTNIVLDFSKAEDIDFAIVQLLFSFKKSLADQKRKLIFKDVNEKVESKIILCDFKSLLQEN, encoded by the coding sequence ATGCCTCCCAAAAAACAGGAAGTGCTTGAACTGAGTGGTAATTTGGATATCAGACAGGCAGAAGATTTACATGAAACCTTAAAAAAACTAAGCAGTGGAAAAACAAATATTGTTCTTGATTTTTCCAAGGCCGAAGATATTGATTTTGCTATAGTACAGCTGCTTTTCAGTTTCAAAAAGTCACTTGCCGATCAGAAACGGAAACTCATTTTCAAAGATGTGAATGAAAAAGTAGAATCCAAAATTATTCTATGCGATTTTAAGTCTCTTCTTCAGGAGAACTGA
- a CDS encoding response regulator: MKTILIVDDSRTVRESLKFFLTEGGYQVIEGCDGQDALKVIEGKSCDLVITDVNMPNMDGLTLLGELRKMKDFKFTPILVLTTESQQNIMDKGKELGATGWIVKPFDNDKVMAVIKKVIGD; encoded by the coding sequence ATGAAAACAATTTTAATTGTAGATGACTCTCGAACAGTGAGAGAAAGTCTAAAATTTTTTCTCACTGAGGGTGGGTATCAGGTTATCGAAGGATGTGACGGGCAGGATGCTCTTAAAGTGATCGAGGGTAAAAGCTGTGATCTGGTAATAACCGATGTAAATATGCCCAATATGGACGGATTAACTCTTTTAGGAGAACTCCGGAAGATGAAAGATTTCAAGTTCACACCGATTCTGGTTCTGACAACAGAATCTCAGCAGAATATTATGGACAAGGGAAAGGAACTCGGTGCTACCGGCTGGATTGTCAAACCTTTTGATAATGACAAGGTAATGGCCGTAATTAAAAAAGTCATCGGAGATTAA
- a CDS encoding Hpt domain-containing protein gives MRLIKNFNTKSLLHFTEDDRVLSAQLLSMALKDIPGFFSSASDLIRKKRYHEAAVWIHKIKGIAGTVGAELLYDLCLSTEEILKESNPATDSDKLISTMAESIDEFCRNSDVQEWVSDV, from the coding sequence ATGAGACTGATTAAAAATTTCAACACAAAAAGCCTTCTCCATTTTACAGAGGATGACAGGGTGTTATCTGCACAGCTCCTATCAATGGCCCTGAAGGATATACCCGGGTTTTTTTCCAGCGCCAGTGATCTTATCAGGAAAAAACGGTATCATGAAGCAGCTGTCTGGATTCATAAAATTAAAGGAATCGCCGGTACAGTAGGGGCCGAACTACTCTATGACTTGTGTCTCTCCACAGAAGAAATATTGAAGGAATCAAATCCAGCCACAGACAGCGATAAGCTGATCAGTACAATGGCAGAATCAATCGATGAATTCTGCAGGAACAGCGACGTACAGGAATGGGTCTCTGATGTATAA
- a CDS encoding chemotaxis protein CheW, protein MEEQTVQEMTQYLTFTISNESYALNVSNVKEVQEFTSLTKVPRMPDFMRGIINLRGSVVPVIDLKMKFGMGSTEKDIDTSIIVTEVTMEGETVTMGLLTDSVKEVIELNDSEIEPTPYIGTKIDTAFIKGMGKKDDNFLIVLDIDKVLTISEISMVSTQEKAEPQEKAEPQEKAEPQE, encoded by the coding sequence ATGGAAGAACAGACCGTTCAGGAAATGACCCAGTACCTGACTTTTACAATCAGCAATGAAAGTTATGCACTCAACGTAAGTAATGTAAAAGAGGTTCAGGAATTTACCTCTCTAACAAAAGTACCGAGGATGCCTGACTTTATGCGGGGAATAATCAATTTAAGAGGTAGTGTGGTTCCTGTTATCGACCTCAAGATGAAGTTCGGAATGGGCAGTACTGAGAAAGATATAGATACAAGCATTATCGTAACAGAAGTAACCATGGAAGGTGAAACAGTAACCATGGGGCTCCTGACAGACTCTGTTAAAGAAGTAATAGAGCTCAATGATTCAGAAATCGAACCTACTCCCTACATCGGTACAAAAATTGATACAGCTTTTATAAAAGGTATGGGAAAAAAAGATGATAATTTTCTGATTGTTCTGGATATTGATAAAGTCCTGACTATAAGTGAAATCTCAATGGTTTCTACACAGGAAAAAGCGGAACCACAGGAAAAAGCGGAACCACAGGAAAAAGCGGAACCACAGGAATGA
- a CDS encoding chemotaxis protein CheD codes for MYNVKNIKFNKKEVILHPGDYFCSDEDIVMSTILGSCISVVLYDESKHQGGLNHFLLPRIGKSTQLNIIEEKSARYGVHAMEVLINDIMKMGSQKSALKAKVFGGASMFGPMNKDNGVGYINTQFALQFLAKEGIPIIASNTGEDVGRKIFFFPKTGKILLRKIHSRTKIREIKKQDEGLRETILKKPVGDKIVLF; via the coding sequence ATGTATAACGTTAAGAATATTAAATTCAATAAGAAAGAGGTTATTCTCCATCCCGGTGATTATTTCTGCAGCGATGAAGATATCGTGATGTCGACAATTCTAGGTTCCTGTATCTCTGTAGTTCTCTACGATGAATCCAAACACCAGGGTGGTTTAAATCACTTCCTTCTCCCCCGGATAGGGAAATCTACTCAACTTAATATCATTGAGGAAAAAAGTGCCCGCTACGGCGTGCATGCCATGGAAGTCCTCATAAATGATATTATGAAAATGGGATCACAAAAATCGGCTTTAAAGGCAAAGGTCTTTGGAGGTGCATCAATGTTCGGGCCCATGAATAAAGACAATGGTGTGGGATATATCAACACCCAGTTTGCGCTTCAATTTCTGGCAAAAGAGGGTATACCCATCATTGCATCGAATACAGGAGAAGATGTGGGCAGGAAAATCTTTTTTTTTCCGAAAACCGGCAAGATTCTGTTGCGTAAGATTCATTCAAGGACAAAGATAAGGGAAATCAAAAAGCAGGATGAGGGTCTTCGAGAGACAATTCTTAAAAAACCTGTTGGAGATAAAATCGTACTGTTTTAA